The DNA region GAGAAGACTCCCAGGCCGCGCCGAACGACGCCCGGCTGCGGGCCGCCGTAGCGGCCTGGGTCGCGGGCGACGACGAGGGCACCACGCCCCGAGCCGGGGCGGACGGGGACGAGGCAACGGCCGAGGCGCGGGACGCCACAGCTCGGGCAGGCGTGGCCGACGGCGCCAAGACGGATGACGCCACCGCGGCCTTCCGTGTGCCGAAGACCCGCAGCGAGGCCTCCGTCGCAACCGGGGCCGACCGCGAGCCTGCGGAGGCCAAGCCTGCGGAGGCCAAGCCCGCGGAAGCCGAGCCCGCCGAGCCCGCGGATGCCGAGTCCGCTGCGGACAGGCGAGGAATCGATCAGCCGACGACGGCCCTCAAGGCGCTCCGCCCGGACCGGGTCGACCAGCCGACGACCGCGCTGAAGCTTCCGCCGCCGGCGAAGAAGGCGCAGCCGGCCCCGGAGACCCCTGCCGAGCGCACCAGCAAGTTCGTACCGCTGCGGTCGGACGACGTGAAGCCGCCCCGCAGGCCGGGCTCGTCCCTGCCCCCGGTCGGTCCGACGGTCACTCCGGACCTCACGGCCGGGACCGGATCCCCGGCGGGTCCGGCGGGTCCGGCGACCGGGCTCACCGAGGCCGAGCGGACCCGGCAGCAGCCCATGCCGCCGAAGCCGCCCCTCGACCTGCTCGCCGAGCTGACCAACACTCCGCCGCCCCCGGAGACCCCGGTCCGCACAGCGGTCCGGCGGGTCAAGATCTGGACCCCGCTGGTCCTGCTCGCGCTGGTCGTCTTTGCGATCGCGCAGGCGGTCCGGCCGCTTCCGGAGCCCGGTCTCGCGCTCACGGCGAAGTCGTCGTACGCCTTCGAGGGGGGCAAACCGACGCTGCCGTGGCCCGGCGAGGGCCAGGGCTACATGGCGGCCACGGGCCTCGGCACGGTCGACTCGTTCGGTGAGCAGGAGCCGGTGCCGATCGGCAGCGTCGCCAAGGCGATGACCGCCTACATCGTGCTCAGGGACCACCCGCTGAAGAAGGGCGAGGACGGGCCCGCGATCAAGATCGACGCCAAGGCGGAGGCGGACGGGAAGCTGGACTCGGAGGGCGAGTCGACACTCAACACGGTCAAGGCCGGTGACACGCTCACGCAGCAGGAGGCCCTGGCCGCCATCATGATCCCTTCGGCGAACAACATCGCCAGGTTGCTCGCCCGCTGGGACGCGGGCTCCGAGCAGGCGTTCGTCGAGAAGATGAACGACACGGCCGAAGAGCTCGGCATGAAGAACACCACCTACACCGATCCGTCCGGCCTCAACGCGACCACGGTGAGCTCGGCCGAGGACCAGGTGAAGCTGGGACAGGAACTGGTCGAGATCCCGGCACTGATGGACATCACCAAGCTGCCGTCCTGGACGGACCCGTCGGGGCACAGCTGGCGGAACTACAACACCCTCGTCCCCTACAACGGTGCCCTCGGCATCAAGACCGGCTCGACGACCAAGGCCGGTGGCAACCTGCTCTTCGCCGCGCACAAGATGGTCGGTGACACCGACCAGCTGATCGTCGGCGCGGTGCTGGGACAGCACAAGCCGTCGATCATCGACACGGTCAACGCGGTGAGCAAGGAGGTCATGCTCGCCACGCAGGACCTGCTGGAGAGCCGGACCATCGTGAAGAAGGGACAGGTCGTCGGCACCGTCGACGACGGCTTCGGCGGCACCACGGACGTGGTCGCGGCCGAGGACGTGACGGCAGTCGGCTGGCCGGGTCTCACGGTCGAGCTCGAACTGACCGACGACGGCAAGACGATCCCGAATTCCGCGGCCGCCGGTACCCGTGTCGGCACCATGACGGTCGGCGAGGGCGCCAGCCAGGTGAAGGTCGCGGTCGTGCTGGACAGCGCGCTCGCCGACCCGACCTTCGGCGAGAAGCTGACGCGGATCAGCTGACCGGACCGGTTCCTCCCGTACCCCTGCCGCGCGCACCGCGCGGCAGGGGTACCCCGCCCGCAGGGGGTGCGGGCCCGGGCGCCCATCGGCGAGGACGGGAAAAACAGCGCGTGCTAGCGTCCCCGGGAGCAACGTGTGGACGCTTGCGGGCGTCCCTCCGAGTACGTGAGCCCGTGCAGCACATCGTCGGTTCGGCAAGGCCCGGGCGAGGACGGGGAGAGTCGAAGTGACCACCGCTGAGCCGACGCGGGCGAACGAGAGCAAGATTCCCGCGACAGTGTCCGGCAGGATGCCGGCACCCCGTGACGGCAGCGAGGAAAGGCCGGGCGGACCCACCGCGCCGAGCCGGCCGCGCCGCCCCGCACGGCACCGCCCGTGGCGGCGCACGGTCCTTCTGACGACCGCGGTGGCCGCGGCCGTCCACCTGCTCTGGTTCTTCTTCTTCGCGAACAGCGGTGGCGACATCGCCGCCCAGGACGCCTGGGCCGAGTTCGTCGGCCGGCATCCCGGCACCGCGTACAACCTCGCCTGGTACGGCGGGATGCACCCGGTCTCGTACAGCGTGGTGTCGCCCTACCTGATGTCGTTGCTCGGTGTCCGCACGACGATGATGATCGTCGGTACGGTGTCGTCCGCGCTCACCGCGCTGATCCTGGTCAGGGTGCCCGCCGTCCGCAACCCTCTCGCCTGCTCGCTCGCCGGCGTCTTCGCGTACCTGTGCAACGCCCTGTCCGGGCGGGTGACCTTCGGCCTCGGCATGATGTTCGCCCTGGGGGCCGTCGCCGCGGTCTTCTGCTGGCCGTACCGCTGGCGCTACAGACGGTGGGCGAAGGCGGCGGTCGCCGCGCCGCTGGCCGGGCTCGCCACCGCGGGCAGTCCGGTCGCCGGGCTCTTCCTCGGTGTGGTCGCGGCGGCGCTCTTCCTGAACAAACGACGTCCAGGGGCGTACGCCCTCGGCCTCGCTCCGGTCGTCGTGGTGGTCCTGTCCGCATGGCTCTTCCCCTTCTCGGGCACGCAGCCGATGTCGCTCGGGACCCTCTCCATGCCGTTCCTCTTCGCGGTCCTGGTCTTCTTCCTCGTCCCCCGGGACTGGCACACCGTGCGCACAGCCGCCGCGGTGTACGGGGTGGGGACCCTGCTGACGTACGTCGTCGACTCGCAGATCGGCTCGAACGTGTCGCGCATGGCGATGCTGTTCGCCGGTGTCGTGCTGCTGGCCGCGCTGCCGTTCACAGCACCGCGCACCGTCCGCTGGTACGCCCTGGTCATCGCCTTCGTCGGACTGAACTTCTGGATCGGGTTCAAAGGCGTCGACGACATAGCGCGCACGGCTCCCACCGCGTCCTGGAACCGTGAGCTGGCCCCTCTGGTCAACCAGCTCCAGAAGGCCGGGGCGGAGCGGGGCCGGGTCGAGGTCGTACCGGCCAGCAGCCACCGAGAGGCCTCGGCGCTCGCGCCGTACGTGAACCTGGCCCGCGGCTGGAACCGGCAGGCCGACATGAAGCGCAACCCGCTCTTCTACGACGACACCCTGAACGCGGTGAACTACCGCGAGTGGCTCGACCGCTGGGCCGTGCATTTCGTGGTCCTGCCGACCGGGAAGCCGGACTCCAGCGGTGCGGAGCAGGAGGCGGCGCTCGTCGAGAAGGGCCAGCCGTACCTGAAGGCGGTCTGGAGCGACGCCAACTGGAAGCTCTTCCGGGTGCTGGACCCGGTGCCGCTCGCGGATCCGCCGGCGACGGTGGAGCGGGCCGGGGCGGACGAGCTGACGATCCGGGTGCAGTCGGCGGGCCGGGTGCTGATCCGGATCCCGTACTCCCGGTGGCTCGCCGTCGTCGACGACGAGGGGAAGAGCGTGGAGAGGCCACAGGAGACCGAGGCCTCCAAGCAGCGCACGGAGAAGGACGGGGAAGCCCCGAAGGAGTACACCAACGCGCACGGCTGCCTGATCAAGGTGGAAGAGGACCCTGACGGCGACGAGTGGACGGAGCTGCTCGCCCCGCGTCCGGGTGTCTACCGGCTCGCGGCGCCGTACCAGCTGCAGCCGGGCACGCCGTGCCCGGAGGAACTGCGCTGACGACGGCTTCGCGCGGGCCCGCCCCATGGCGTCCGCCCGGTCAGGGCGTCCGACGACCGCCCGGTGAGGGCGCGCTTCCCGTCCGCCGCGACCGACCGGGCACGGCACGCACCCCCGTCCGCCCGGTCAGGACGTCACCACGGTTGTCCGACGTCTCCACCGTCGTCTCCCGCTGCGGCAATAGTGCGGGAACCCTCCCTCCGGAGGCCCGGCCCTGGCAAGGTGTGCTGGCATGAGGTGCCAACAGTGCGGCGGCGCACACACGGGCGCGCTGCCGGGCATGGTCTGTCCCCGGTGCGGTTCCGTGGCACGTTCGGCCGGCGGAAGCGGTTCCTGGATCGCGCAGGAGACGCTGGCCGGCCGCGTCTCCACCCTGACGCGCCGGCGGAAGGCCCTGCTGGCGGCGGGGGTCGTCGTGACCGCCGGGAGCCTGGCCACCGCAGTGGCGCTGCTCGCCACCGGCGGCGGGGCGGGGCGCCCGGCGGCTGCTGGACGCGCCGGCGCCGTACCCGCACCGATCGGTGGCGGGGCCCCCACCCGGATCGGGCCGGGAGACGGCGAGAGCCCCGGGGTGCCGGAGACCGGTGCCCCGGCATCCCCCGCCGAGCAGGGCACGTACCGCTACACCGCGTGGGCCGGCCCGGGCTGCACGACGGGCGACTACGTCGAGCACGGCCGCTTCGAGAACGGTGACGCGGGCTGGTACACCGTCGAGTCGGGCGGTTTCGAGGGGAGCGCGTGCGACGGACGGTTCAGTGCCGTCCCGATGTCCGGGAGCCCGTCCGAGGACCGGGGGAGCAGCGCCGTCTGGTCCTGGCACCTCGGCGAGGGCTTCGGTGAATGCGCGCTGACCGTCTTCGTGCCGGAGAGCGTCCGCGACAGCGATGTGGCGGGCGACCCGACCGTGTACCGCGTGCTCTCCGACCCCTTGGACGAGGACTCCGCCTACACGGGTTTCGCCGTGCGGCAGCGGGACCACCGGGGACAAGCGGTCGATGTCCGGAGCTACCCGGTCAAGGGCGGAACCTTCGCCGTACAGCTGCTCGACCGGGGCCGGGACTGGGGCGACGCGGAGCTGGTGGGCGCGCACCACGCGGCAGCGCAGATGAAAGCCTCGTGCCGCTGACACCGGGACGGACGGGCGTGCAGGCTCCGGAACTCAGCCGTGGCGTGCCGCGCCCCGGCGGCCTGCCTCAGCGGACGAAGGCGCGGTCATGTTCCGCCAGCTCCGCGGCGGGTCCTGCGGCACGGAGGACGACATCGAGGGCGCGCTCCGGATCCGAGGCGTAACATCCGCTCGCCCACGCGGCGTTGGCCTCGACGACCGCCCACTGCCCCGTGTCGGTGACCCCGGCGTCCACGACGATCGCGGACGGCAGGGTGTGCCCCGCTGCAGCCAGCAGCTCCGCGCCGAACGCGAGTGCTCCCGCGGGCAGCGGGCCGGGACGGAACCGGCCGTGCTCGGCGTACCGGCTGCCGGTGTGGACACGTCCGTCGAGCAGGTACAGCCGGTACTCGGCGGTGAAGACCACGACATCACTCACGAGGACCACCGTCTCGGGGGCGACCGCGTCAGGCCCCGGAAGGCGGGACCCGTCCGCGTACACCAGTGCCGGAATGCCCTTGTCGTTCGGTGACTTGACGAACGCCGGGCGGCGCAGGCCGTACGCCTCACGGATCGGCACCGCGTGGATCTCGCGTCGTGTGAACGCGGCGGGAAGCCGGGCGAGCCAGTCGGCGGGTGCCTGGAGCGGCGCGATGCCCAGTGCGGGGGCCACGGCGTCGGCGAAGGACGGCCCGGCATGCAGATGCACGCTCCTGTCCCGTGCCCCGTCCTGCGCTCCGTTCCGGAGTTCGGCCGGCACACCGATATCCGGGGACTGCACGGTCCGCAGGCCGCGCCGCCGGGCGGTGTCACGGAGGAGCTGCGCGGACGCGGTCAGACGCGGGGGGAGCAGAAGGGGCATGGACCCGATATTCCTCCGGCGGCGGCGCGGGGGCCATCGAATTGCGCTTGACCCCCGGCACCCGGGACCGCTTGCATCGGCAGATGCATGCCCACGAGGTGACGACCGACGCGGTGCTCGTACGCCGGCTGCTCGCCGCACAGTTCCCCGCATGGGCGGACCTGCCGGTCGAGCCCGTCGACTCCCACGGCACGGTCAACGCGATCTACCGGCTGGGCGCGGACATGGCGGTGAGGCTGCCGCGCGTCGAGGGCGGCTCGAAGGATGTGGCAACGGAACACCACTGGCTGCCACGGCTCGCCCCCCACCTCCCGTACGCCGTCCCTGAGCCGCTGGCGCACGGCACACCCACCGACGACTACCCCTGGTCCTGGTCCGTCTGCCGCTGGCTGGAAGGCGACAACCCGGCCGCCGGGGCAGGCACGGCCGAACTCGCCGCGGACCTGGCGGCATTCGTCACGGCGTTGCGGAAGATCGACGTCACGAACGGGCCGCCCGCCTACCGCAGTGAAGCGCTGCCCGCGCGGGACACGGACACACGCGCCGCCCTGGCGACGCTGCGCGGAGTCGTCGACACGGCGGCGGCGACCGAGGCCTGGACCGAGGCGCTGCGCGCCCCCGGCCCGCCGGCTCCCACATGGGTCCACGGCGATCTGCAGCCCGGCAACGTCCTGCTGTCCGACGGCCGCCTGACGGGGGTCATCGACTTCGGCTGCATGGGCGTGGCCGACCCGGCGGTGGACCTGATCGCCGGGTGGTACCTGCTGCCGGCCCGGACACGGCAGGTCTTCCGTACGCAGACGGCGGCCGACGACGCGGCGTGGGCGCGGGGCCGGGGCTGGGCGCTGTCGATCGCGCTCATGGAGCTCTCGTACTACCGGACCACGAACCCGGTCATGGCGTCGACCGCCCGGCATGTGATCGAGGAGACCCTCGAGGACGGCCGGCGCCGCGCCCGTGGGGCCGGTGGGGGAGTCCGGAGTCCGGGGTGAGGCCTGCTCGCATCGGGACGCGGCTGCCGTCAAATGATGCCGTCAAAAGGCCCCGGACCATGAGCGATCCGAGGCCTTTTCCCTTGTGCCCCCGGCAGGATTCGAACCTGCGACACCCGCTTTAGGAGAGAGGAAGGGCGGTAAGACAGGTGACCTGCAAAAATGCCTGCCAAGTTAGCCGGCGCGGTTAAGCCTGCCCGCCGCCCTTGCTGACCGTGGCTGACCCCTGCATCTGGCACGCCTGTGGCACGCGGCGAGAAGGCTGTTTGCAGGCTGGCTGTCAGCTCCATTGCTGTGTGATAACCCGTTGCAGCTGCGCGGATCCTGGGTGATCCGGAAATCAGTCGGCTGGCGGGCGTCTGCCGTGACGTATCCGCCAACGAAAAAGTTATGGCTATTTTAGGGCAAAAGTGTACAAACATCCGACACTCTCACGTAAAGCTTGATCTAGTCTCCCTCCTGAAATACCTGTTTATTATGAACTTGACCGAGGTGTGGCGTCAGGGTTGGACAGGCGGTTGGACGTCACTCGTCCCGCTTCAGCTGAACGGCCAGGTGTACCTGCTGTCGTACAAGGCTCAGTCTGGCGAGGCCGCGTTGGACCACTTCAAGCCCGACGGTAGCTACGCGGAAGTGTGGCGTCAGGGTTGGACAGGCGGTTGGACGTCACTCGTCCCGCTTCAGCTGAACGGCCAGGTGTACCTGCTGTCGTACAAGGCTCAGTCTGGCGAGGCCGCGTTGGACCACTTCAAGCCCGACGGTAGCTACGCGGAAGTGTGGCGTCAGGGTTGGACAGGCGGTTGGACCTCGCTCGTCCCGCTTCAGCTGAACGGCCAGGTGTACCTGCTGTCGTACAAGGCTCAGTCTGGCGAGGCCGCGTTGGACCACTTCAAGCCCGACGGTAGCTACGCGGAGGTGTGGCGTCAGGGTTGGACAGGCGGTTGGACCTCGCTCGTCCCGCTTCAGCTGAACGGCCAGGTGTACCTGCTGTCGTACAAGGCTCAGTCTGGCGAGGCCGCGTTGGACCACTTCCAGCCCGACGGTAGCTACGCGGAGGTGTGGCGTCAGGGTTGGACAGGCGGTTGGACCTCGCTCGTCCCGCTTCAGCTGAACGGCCAGGTGTACCTGCTGTCGTACAAGGCTCAGTCTGGCGAGGCCGCGTTGGACCACTTCAAGCCCGACGGTAGCTACGCGGAAGTGTGGCGTCAGGGTTGGACAGGCGGTTGGACGTCACTCGTCCCGCTTCAGCTGAACGGCCAGGTGTACCTGCTGTCGTACAAGGCTCAGTCTGGCGAGGCCGCGTTGGACCGGCTTGATACCTGAGTCAACGCTGTCGTTGAAGGGATCGAGCGCATTGTTGAACTTGGCTGGACTCCAGCGTGGTCGGCGTAGTGCCGACCACGCCTGGTGATGGCTCCGCGCCGACTTTGCAGTCTGGCCTCATCTTTATCAGGTCGGTCACATAGGACAGTCGACGTCGGCCAACCATGCCTGCGCCTCGGCCGATGGTCCACTGAGGTTCGGCGTCGGCCGCTGCTGTTCACGCTTGTTGGTGTCAGCCGCTGATGTCAGCCACAACACGCGGGCTTGACAGCGCACACGACTCTACTCCTCGACGCAAAGAACCACGTCAGCAGCACGCGCGTACCCATTCGGGTTATCCACTGCCACGCGCACTCGCCAGCGTTGCGGTCCTCCGATGTACTTGACGAACCGGCTCTCGCCCAGCACGTCACCGATCACGAAGCGCCTGTCTGCCAAGTAGAGCGACCCATCAAACACCGTGGTGAATGACGGATCGGCAGCGACGGCCTCACCGTAGTCCTGGAACAACCGCACCTTGATCAAAGCCGTCTGTGCTTGTACACGGACGACGACGTGAGTGTCGGTGGACGCAGCGGGAGCGCCGCCCAGCTCCAGGTCAGTGCTAATCCAGTCCGGAGACCCCAAGGCCATGATCGGATGATTGACGTACAAGTCCACTCCCGCGATCTGCACGGGTCCCCCTTCTGTCAGCCTTGGGCCTGCCGACATACTCGCGTACACCCGGCATCCAACCCACACCCCCACTACCTAACCCGGCTCCCATCCCGTCCGCCTTCGACCCACACACCGTGGAGCGGTCGTGGTTCAGGGCGTCAAGGTGGAGCGCGCCACTGTACGAACGACCTTGACGCCCTGGGCCGCGACTGCTCGGCTCCGCCTGGGTCGGAGGTGGTCGATGGGAGCTCGTGATGGAGATCCTCGGGCACAGCCAGATCAGCATCACGATGGACGTGTACACGCACGTCGTGCAGGACACGCAGCGAGAGGCGATCAGCCACATGGACCGGCTACTCAAGAGGCGGCCCGGCCGTGAGTGACCGCCGCCGTTGATGTCAGACGTGGATGTCAAAGGCCACCTACGGATATCCGTAGGTGGCCTTTTCCCTTGTGCCCCCGGCAGGATTCGAACCTGCGACACCCGCTTTAGGAGAGCGGTGCTCTATCCCCTGAGCTACGAAGGCGGGGCGGGCCCGTGACGAGCGGATCCTCGATCAGTGTGGCGATCTTCGGGTCTGCTGGACAAACGCCCTGGTCACATCAGTGCCGGAGGGTTCTCGGCGGGACTCCGTGAGGAGAGGGTCCGTCGGGTGCCGTTCCGTGGCTGTGCGGCCAACGACAGGGTACCGGATCGGGTTGGGTGGAGCCCTGGAGATACGGGGGACTCGGCCTTGATCTTGGGCAGTGCACGGATGCCGGGCAGGGGATGTGATTCAGCTCACAGGAACTGACCGGCGTGGGCGGACAAGTCAGAAGGTGAACTACTCGATGCATGCCCGCATCCGTGCAGGGGACCCGGAGGCGTTCCGGGAGCTGTTCCGGGACCATGCCCAGCTCGTCTATCGGCATGCGGTGCGGACGACCGGGGACTGGGACGCGGCAGAGGACGTCGTGTCGCTGACCTTTCTGGAGGCATGGCGGCTGCGCGAGAAGCTGCGGGACGAAGGTGACAGCCCGAGACCCTGGCTGATGGGAATCGCGGTCAACGTGCTGCGCAACACCGGCCGTGCGGTCCGTCGGCACGAGAAGGCACTGGCCCGGGTTCCGCTGAGGGACGTCCTGCCCGACTTCGCGGACGAGTTGGTCGGACGGATCACCGACTCGGAGGAACTGGCGGCGGCCAAGACGGCGTTGGGGCAGTTGCGCCGCGGTGAGCGTGAGGTGTTCGCGCTGTGCGTCTGGTCCGGGCTCGGGTATGCGGAGGCCGCCGAGGCCCTCGGGGTGCCGGTCGGCACCGTGCGTTCCCGGCTCTCCAGGGCGAGGACGCGGCTGCGCAAGCTCACGGACGGGGAGCTGCGCCGCCGACGGAGAAGGGTGGAACCGGTCGGGGCGGCCGGACAAGTACAGGGTGGCCGCGTCGCTGCGGTCCGGTCGAACGAGGAGAGAAGCCGATGAATCGCACCCCTTGGCGGCGGCGCCCGGAGCCGCTCGACCATGCGGAGCTGGTGGCATTGCTGCCGGCGGCGGGCGATCCGGTGCTGTCCCACGGCCGTCTGACCAAGATCGAGGAGCATCTGATGCACGAGATCCAGCAGGCGCAGGCGCAGGCTCAGGCGCAGGCTCAGAGGACGGCGGAAGCGCGACAGCGGGCTCGGTCCGGGGGGCTCCTCCCGCCGCCCGAGCGGCCGCGCCGCGCAAGCCGCCGGTCAGCACTCGTCGGGGCTGCCGTCGCTGTTGTCGTGCTGGCCGGCGCGGCCGGCGCCGTGCAGTTCAAGGGGCAGGGGAGCGGCCAGGCGGCTGGGCCCCCCGAGGGAGCCGTGCCCGCATCGGTCGTGCAGGTGGCACAAGGCACCAAGGAAGGGCTGAGCAGCACGGTCGCGCGGATCTCGGCTGCTGCGGTGCGGGAGAAGTTGCCCGAGCCCCGGCGCGGCCAGTTCATCTACATCAAGAGCCAGGTCTCCTGGCTGTCGATCTCGGAGAACGCCGACACCGGGAAGAGCGACACCTATGTGCAGAAGCTGCATCCCCGCCAGGTCTGGTTCTCGCCGGACGGCCGCAAGGGCTGGCTGATCGAGCCGGGCAACGACACCACCACCAAGGACGGAATGACTCTGGACGACGGCCCGGAGGACAGGTCGAGGCCGAGCATCGGAGCGCCCAGCTACGACTATCTCAAGACGCTGACCACCGACCCCGACGAGCTGCTGGCGCTGATCTACAAGGAGACGGAAGGGCAGGGCAACGGCCCCGATCAGCAGGCCTTCACCACGATCGGTGACCTGGTCATGGAACAGGTGATGCCGGCGGAGCTGGCATCGGCCCTGTACCGGGCCGCTGCGAAGATCCCGGGCGTTGTGGTGGTCGGCGACACGACCGACGCGGTGGGCCGGCACGGTATCGCCATAGCCCGGACGGACGAGTCGTCCGGCGATCGCACAGAGTGGATCTTCGACCCGAAGACCTACAGCTATCTCGGTGAGCGCACGGTGCAGATGCGTGACGCGGAAGGGATCAAGGCGGGTACGGTCACCGGGCACACGGCCATCACGGAACGGGCCGTCGTCGACGCGATGAAGGAGATTCCGGGCTCCAAGAAGAGGGCGTGATCCCAGGGGGGACGGGGAGCGGCAGTCCGCGAGGCCGCCAAGCAGGGGTTCAGGGGCCGGGCCGAAGCCGAGGCCGGGGCCGGGGTCGGGCCGTCGGCGGGGGCCGGTCCTTGACCACGGCCGGGCTCGGGCATAGCGTCGCCGGGTTGCTGAGACAGCACTCGGAGAGGTCGTTCGTGCCGCACACCGATCCCGGTCCTTCCCCTTCATCCCGACCCTCGTCCTCCTCGTCCCCGCACCCGTCGCCACCTCCCGCCGCTCCCGCCCCCGCCGAGGATCCGAAAGACCCGGCGCGCATCGTGGCGGAGCTGACCGCTCCGGGCGCCCCGTTCGCCGTGGTCCGCGCCGATCACGGGCCCCTTGTCTATGCGAACGGCCCCCGCACTCTCCGCGAGTTCGTGGAGGCCACCTGGGCATTCGGGGACCAGCCGTTCCTCATCGCGGGTCAACGGGTGTGGTCGTACGCGGAGTTCTTCGCCGCCGCCTCGGCGCTGGCGCGGCGGTTCTGCGATGAGTACGGGCTCCGGCCCGGGGACCGGGCTGTGGTGGCGATGCGCAATCGCCCCGAATGGCAGGTCGCCTTCTGGGCGGCCCAGTTGGCGGGCCTTGTCGCCGTGCCGCTCAACACCTGGTGGACGGAGGCCGAGTTCGGCTTCGCCCTCGTCGACTGCACGCCCAAGGTGCTGCTGGTCGACGGGGACCAGCTGCCGAAAGTGGCCGCCTGGGGGGAGAGGGCCGGCGCACGCTTCGTCGTCTTCACAGATGTTGCAGCCGGGGACATGGGAACCGGGGGCAAGGAAGCGGGAGAGCCGGGAGGCGCCCTACCTGCCGGGGCCGAGCGGTACGCGGACTTCTCAGAACCCGATCCGCTGGAAGCTCCTCCCGAGGTGGAGGTCCGGCCGGAGGACGATGCCACGATCATCTACACCTCCGGCACCACCGGGCGGCCCAAGGGGGCCGTGGCGACCCAGCTCGCCCAGGC from Streptomyces sp. B1I3 includes:
- a CDS encoding ATP-grasp domain-containing protein translates to MPLLLPPRLTASAQLLRDTARRRGLRTVQSPDIGVPAELRNGAQDGARDRSVHLHAGPSFADAVAPALGIAPLQAPADWLARLPAAFTRREIHAVPIREAYGLRRPAFVKSPNDKGIPALVYADGSRLPGPDAVAPETVVLVSDVVVFTAEYRLYLLDGRVHTGSRYAEHGRFRPGPLPAGALAFGAELLAAAGHTLPSAIVVDAGVTDTGQWAVVEANAAWASGCYASDPERALDVVLRAAGPAAELAEHDRAFVR
- a CDS encoding CU044_5270 family protein, whose amino-acid sequence is MNRTPWRRRPEPLDHAELVALLPAAGDPVLSHGRLTKIEEHLMHEIQQAQAQAQAQAQRTAEARQRARSGGLLPPPERPRRASRRSALVGAAVAVVVLAGAAGAVQFKGQGSGQAAGPPEGAVPASVVQVAQGTKEGLSSTVARISAAAVREKLPEPRRGQFIYIKSQVSWLSISENADTGKSDTYVQKLHPRQVWFSPDGRKGWLIEPGNDTTTKDGMTLDDGPEDRSRPSIGAPSYDYLKTLTTDPDELLALIYKETEGQGNGPDQQAFTTIGDLVMEQVMPAELASALYRAAAKIPGVVVVGDTTDAVGRHGIAIARTDESSGDRTEWIFDPKTYSYLGERTVQMRDAEGIKAGTVTGHTAITERAVVDAMKEIPGSKKRA
- a CDS encoding RNA polymerase sigma factor, yielding MHARIRAGDPEAFRELFRDHAQLVYRHAVRTTGDWDAAEDVVSLTFLEAWRLREKLRDEGDSPRPWLMGIAVNVLRNTGRAVRRHEKALARVPLRDVLPDFADELVGRITDSEELAAAKTALGQLRRGEREVFALCVWSGLGYAEAAEALGVPVGTVRSRLSRARTRLRKLTDGELRRRRRRVEPVGAAGQVQGGRVAAVRSNEERSR
- a CDS encoding adhesin encodes the protein MVCPRCGSVARSAGGSGSWIAQETLAGRVSTLTRRRKALLAAGVVVTAGSLATAVALLATGGGAGRPAAAGRAGAVPAPIGGGAPTRIGPGDGESPGVPETGAPASPAEQGTYRYTAWAGPGCTTGDYVEHGRFENGDAGWYTVESGGFEGSACDGRFSAVPMSGSPSEDRGSSAVWSWHLGEGFGECALTVFVPESVRDSDVAGDPTVYRVLSDPLDEDSAYTGFAVRQRDHRGQAVDVRSYPVKGGTFAVQLLDRGRDWGDAELVGAHHAAAQMKASCR
- a CDS encoding MFS transporter, with translation MTTAEPTRANESKIPATVSGRMPAPRDGSEERPGGPTAPSRPRRPARHRPWRRTVLLTTAVAAAVHLLWFFFFANSGGDIAAQDAWAEFVGRHPGTAYNLAWYGGMHPVSYSVVSPYLMSLLGVRTTMMIVGTVSSALTALILVRVPAVRNPLACSLAGVFAYLCNALSGRVTFGLGMMFALGAVAAVFCWPYRWRYRRWAKAAVAAPLAGLATAGSPVAGLFLGVVAAALFLNKRRPGAYALGLAPVVVVVLSAWLFPFSGTQPMSLGTLSMPFLFAVLVFFLVPRDWHTVRTAAAVYGVGTLLTYVVDSQIGSNVSRMAMLFAGVVLLAALPFTAPRTVRWYALVIAFVGLNFWIGFKGVDDIARTAPTASWNRELAPLVNQLQKAGAERGRVEVVPASSHREASALAPYVNLARGWNRQADMKRNPLFYDDTLNAVNYREWLDRWAVHFVVLPTGKPDSSGAEQEAALVEKGQPYLKAVWSDANWKLFRVLDPVPLADPPATVERAGADELTIRVQSAGRVLIRIPYSRWLAVVDDEGKSVERPQETEASKQRTEKDGEAPKEYTNAHGCLIKVEEDPDGDEWTELLAPRPGVYRLAAPYQLQPGTPCPEELR
- a CDS encoding aminoglycoside phosphotransferase family protein yields the protein MHAHEVTTDAVLVRRLLAAQFPAWADLPVEPVDSHGTVNAIYRLGADMAVRLPRVEGGSKDVATEHHWLPRLAPHLPYAVPEPLAHGTPTDDYPWSWSVCRWLEGDNPAAGAGTAELAADLAAFVTALRKIDVTNGPPAYRSEALPARDTDTRAALATLRGVVDTAAATEAWTEALRAPGPPAPTWVHGDLQPGNVLLSDGRLTGVIDFGCMGVADPAVDLIAGWYLLPARTRQVFRTQTAADDAAWARGRGWALSIALMELSYYRTTNPVMASTARHVIEETLEDGRRRARGAGGGVRSPG